In Ostrinia nubilalis chromosome 6, ilOstNubi1.1, whole genome shotgun sequence, the genomic window aaaatatttattgtgatGATAATTTTGCTATTATGCAATTATACAGGATGATAATTGTGACCTATCGCAAATAGTTTCAGAGAGATCCCACAGACTATTTTCAAATATATAGACGTCGTGAAATATTCAGTATAGGAAGGACATAACTTTAGAATCGGAAACTTACTCTAGGTATAAGATTATATgatttgtttaatattttaaaacaactaCTAGGTACTCGAAATTTCAAGGATTAAATAGGTTTAATTAGATAGGTATACATAAAATTTTCAATGCAATAACATGGGTGGAGGCGGTCTTATTACGCCTAATATTCATGCAGTGCACAAAGTTATTCATTTGACAATAATTGACGCACTACATGTAGCTCAATGTCTTGGCGAATGACGCGAATCCATACGTGATCAGTCGTGTATGAAGATCAACACACACTGCAGTATTGCACGTCATTTGACTATGTTGTGCATGTTATACAACTTTGCCGAAATGTTTACTTTTACATTGCACCGATTGTAGCCTTATGAATGACTTGGGTCGCGCCTCTTCTGAAATATGCCCTCGGAATTTAATATGCAATTTCACGTCATTTGACTATGTTGTGCATGTTATACAACTTTGCCGAAATGTTTACTTTTACATTGCACCGATTGTAGCCTAATGAATGACTTGGGTCGCGCCTCTTCTGAAATATGCCCTCGGAATTTAATATGCAATTTCACGTCATTTGACTATGTTGTGCATGTTATACAACTTTGCCGAAATGTTTACTTTTACATTGCACCGATTGTAGCCTAATGAATGACTTGGGTCGCGCCTCTTCTGAAATATGCCCTCGGAATTTAATATGCAATTTCACGTCATTTGACTATGTTGTGCATGTTATACAACTTTGCCGAAATGTTTACTTTTACATTGCACCGATTGTAGCCTAATGAATGACTTGGGTGGATATGCAATTTCATtaatgttttatgtttttttttttcagttactAACAGGATAAAACTATCAAATTGATATCAAACTTGGAGCATATTACAGAACTGACAGTACTTTGCAATACATTTTAACCAcattaatttgtaaatattcGTCATTTTTATGATTTAACTCTAATGGTTTTGAAACAGATCttacaattaagtatattttatgtgATTATCACCATACCTTAATATATTAGTCAGTATCTTTAAAGAGAACATTGTTTaacctacctaattattttgttaTCATTCAAAAAGTGAAGTatagaatatttaaaaattactttgaTAGATAACTTTTTATGATACATATGATACAATGTCATGTTGCTACTATTACAGATCATAGACACAAGGTTCCCATGAGATTCCTAGGTTCCACTGAACATTATAAAAAGAATGTTCCTAATTAAAATTAGGTATGGTATGTAAGtagtcatttttaaaatagtaaaGTTGTATAGTTGAGataaaaagacaatgccggaaattggagTCTTTTtattttcgcgcggccatcgaccaaaccttgttttttgattacaaaatagtgtaataaactaaacttactatggcatgtatacctctaaactcagtctgaactgagttacgagcgttagaagtttgatgatcaacatgacactattttgtaatcaaaaaacaaggtttggtcgatggccgcgcaaaaaaaaaagacgccaccttccatacaaaatctggcattgccatttagagtagctttaagttttattaacaGGTCATATCAATATCCATCAGAAATTATAGAATGACTAggtataatgttttaaaaacagTTCGATGCTTTCATTCATTACCTAAATATTATGCTTAATAACATTTATAAGCACTGCTCCAATTAAAAGTTTCAAGCGCTGATAATACAATTTGTGTCATTATTATATTTAGCGATGACACAAATCAGAGGCGCGTCAACAGTTTGGACAATGAACTTCCATTAGTGTGGCACATCTATCAATTTAATAAAAGCCACAGACATTATTAATAGTAGAGTTGTTTTAAGTCAACTTGTCATGTTAAAATGTTATACTtgttaatattaagtaccttaTTAAGCAGACGTATCTTGTTATGGGGAAAGGAGTATCGGCTGAGGCAGCTATTGCTTGGACTGCGCGCTGGAGTTGCGGCTCGAGCTGCTGCTGTTCAGTGCCATCTTCTGCATTTGACGAATCACCGTAGTCGCATGGTATGCCTGTTTCCAGCGGGACTTCGCGAAATTCTTTTTGAGCTGCTCGGATACAGTTCCATGGATGTTCTTGTTGCTGGCTGCGTTTCCAGAGATCCATGGGTGTGCAAGAGCCTGCCTGTAAAATTTAAAGTAATAACTTTTGTATTAATCCAAACTAATTTTAAATCCATGACCAAATGaccattttaatatttaattagttGAGTTAAGCCTATATTAGGACTGATGGAGATTTGGAACTAGAGTTGAGTGATTAAAATCTCTTGAtttgttcataaaaaatctgttaagtaattctgtaattatttaaaattatctgTTGTTTACAAACATTGATTAATGAATCAGAAAACTATCACTAATTGCTGCAAAATTCATAACAAAATTTAGTCAAGTCAAAGTGCCTATTTTTCATCTACAATAATACACATAATTAGGGTTTAGGTGTTGGTGTGACGAGGGACATACTGAGGCCTTGTAAGGCTTGATAGATCCAATCCAAATTTGCAAGGTCCAATTAGATTTATATTATTGTATcataaacattattttcttaaaatatttcaaagaataTAGCCTgtatttaaaaatttgcaaaatTAAGGTATGATTAAAGCATACAGCCAGAGTACAGGCCTGCAGCAGAGCATTTCCCGGGCCAAACATCTACAGCATTTGTTTAACTTTCATTTGGGAAATATGATAGCAGATAAAGAGAAAATAATATAGCTAGCCTAGCAGTTGTTGAACTAGAGCTTTGGCTTTTGAAATCCTCATAACATTTTATGAGGATTTCAAAAGCAttataatgttataaaattataaaataacaaagttTAGAATAAAACTtgagaataataaataagaagaaTACTTACTTGCATGTGTACCTCTTGTCAACGTCAACACACATCAAATGCCGGATGAAATCCTTGGCAGAATCACTAATGTCATCCCAGTACGGTGAGTCAAATTCAAAATCTCCTTTCAATATTTGTGCAAAAAGATTTGCATCATTTTCATCATAGAATGGAGGATATCCACAGAGCAAGATGTACGATATAACGCCTATACTCCACACATCGACCGCCTTTCCATACGGTTTCTGTGCCAACACTTCAGGCGCAACATAACCGGGGGTTCCACAAGCTGTTGCCATAATCCCAGAGTCCTCAATCTTGGATAAACCAAAGTCACTGATCATAATTTTACTGTCCTCATCGGCACTATAGTACAGCAGGTTTTCAGGCTTCAAATCTCTGTGCACCACCCCTTGAGAGTGCATGTAGTCCACAGCTTCCAACACTTGTCTGATCAGGACTGACGCGTCTTTTTCAGTGTACGAACCCTTCTCGACGATACGATCGAACAATTCACCACCTGTTACCAACTCCATCACAAGATAAACCTTATTTTTATCTTCATATGTTTCCAACAGCTGGACAATATTTGGATGAGAAAACATCTTCTTCTCTGCACCCTCACCCTTTGCCTGCTCACTAAATCTCTTCAACACTCTTATTTCATTCTCTAACGAGTCTTCCTTTCCTTTCAGGGCCTTTTTATCGATAATTTTGCACGCATATAGCTGACCGTTTTCTTTGCTTTCTATTAGACGCACCTCCGAAAAGGCTCCTGTGCCTAACAGATCCTTGACTACATATTTGTCTTCGATTGATGGGGGCTTCTCCGAATCTCTGCTGTCCTTTTTAgattttcttccaaaatcttTTTTGCCGAAAAGAGGCATCTTTGTGCCCCAAGCGGAACGCACTACACTAGACACCTACTACTTTAATCTTTAACAAAAATATCTACGTACATACATACAGCAGATAATAACCGAGACTGAACAGAGAACAATATTTCGTACTCGGCTGGTTTCACGGCAATTCACGGATAAACGGAATGTTGCGCAGGGCGCCCAAGGTCAGACAACTTGTCAAAAATCCTGTGCTGTGGCAGCCGAAGATGGCAGCCAATGGCAGCAGCAGTGCACACTGCACACCAGCAACATCTGTCTAATCGATGGCGCTAGTTCCGTGCAAAtctgtcaaaatatgatatttttacttagaaatAACTTTAGTTCCATTTTTCGTCACGTTCATTATGTTATGT contains:
- the LOC135072596 gene encoding calcium/calmodulin-dependent protein kinase type 1; this translates as MPLFGKKDFGRKSKKDSRDSEKPPSIEDKYVVKDLLGTGAFSEVRLIESKENGQLYACKIIDKKALKGKEDSLENEIRVLKRFSEQAKGEGAEKKMFSHPNIVQLLETYEDKNKVYLVMELVTGGELFDRIVEKGSYTEKDASVLIRQVLEAVDYMHSQGVVHRDLKPENLLYYSADEDSKIMISDFGLSKIEDSGIMATACGTPGYVAPEVLAQKPYGKAVDVWSIGVISYILLCGYPPFYDENDANLFAQILKGDFEFDSPYWDDISDSAKDFIRHLMCVDVDKRYTCKQALAHPWISGNAASNKNIHGTVSEQLKKNFAKSRWKQAYHATTVIRQMQKMALNSSSSSRNSSAQSKQ